The window TTGAAAGCGGCGGCGAGAAACTGGTGTTCTGGGGCGATCTGCTGCACGTGGCCGAAGTGCAGATGCCGGACCCGGCGGTCACCATCGTATTCGATGTCGATCCGGTAGCCGCGGCCGCCGAGCGCAAGCGCGCGTTTACCGAAGCGGCCAGGGAAAAATACTGGGTGGCGGGCGACCACATCGCCTTTCCGGGCGTGGGCCGACTGCGCGCCGATGGCGACGGCTATCGCTGGGTGCCGATGCCGTACATGAACGACCACGTTGCGCCAGCGGCCAAATAATCAGGGGAGGGAAGCTGGTGCCCGGTGTTGAGGCCACCGGACTAGCCTGTCGCCGCATGACAGAGGCGGCGTACACCTTCAGCGTAAGCGCTTGATTGCAGCGCGACGCGATCTGCATCTATCGCGCTAGCTCGCCTGCGCGCGAGGCTTGTGGTAGACAAATCGCGCCGGACTGCCCCGCCATCGTTCATTTGCTCGGTTGAATCGCCGGGGCGGGCCGCAATTCCGATAGCCACAGGCCCAGGCCCAGCGCCGGAAAAGCCATCCCGGCCAGCAACACGGCGTGCCAGCCATAGCTCGCGAATACCCATCCGCCGAGTGCCGATCCGAGCGCACCGCCGGCGAAGAACAGCGCCAGGTAAATCGCGTTCAGGCGGCTGCGCACCTCGGGCGCCATGCCGAAAATGGCGCGCTGGCCCAGCACCAGGCTGGCCGCCACGCCCATGTCCAGAATGATGGACGCCACCACCAGCACCGCCAGCGCCACGTCGCGCGATCCCGGAATCAGCAACGGCAGGGCAAAGGCAATCACGCCAAGCGACAGGGCGACACCGGTTGCCGGCAGGGTTTTCCCGGCATCGGCCAGGCGGCCGGCAATCGGCGAGGCGATGGCGCCAGCCATGCCGACCAGCGCAAAAATCGCAATGCCCGTCTGCGACAGTTGAAACTGCGGCCCCGACAGCATCATCGGCGTGACTGTCCAGAACAGGCTGAACGCACCGAACAGGCCGGCTTGGTAGGCGGCGCGGCGGCGCAGCACCGGGGTGGTCTTGAACAGGGTCCAGAGCGAACCGATCAGGCGCGCATACGGCAGCGTCGAGTCCGGCACCCGCTGCGGCAGCTTGACGCGCAGCACGGCCGCCAGCACCAGGATAAGCACGGCGGCACCGCCGAACACCACGTGCCAGTTGCTGGCGTCGGCCACCAGGCTGGCCACCGGACGCGCCAGCATGATGCCCAGCAGCAGGCCGCTGACGACTTTGCCCACCACCTGCCCGCGCGTCGCTTCCGGCGACAGATGGGCGGCAAACGGCACCAGCACTTGCGCCGCCACGGACCCCAAACCGATGGCC of the Massilia violaceinigra genome contains:
- a CDS encoding MFS transporter produces the protein MKPNTEHAGAMSSGMVLLLAVAAGLIVANLYYAQTLVGPISRATGLSAGAAGLIVTLTQIGYTIGLLFIVPLGDVLENRRLVLGALLLTAIALLTAAFSTTGWVFLAAALAIGLGSVAAQVLVPFAAHLSPEATRGQVVGKVVSGLLLGIMLARPVASLVADASNWHVVFGGAAVLILVLAAVLRVKLPQRVPDSTLPYARLIGSLWTLFKTTPVLRRRAAYQAGLFGAFSLFWTVTPMMLSGPQFQLSQTGIAIFALVGMAGAIASPIAGRLADAGKTLPATGVALSLGVIAFALPLLIPGSRDVALAVLVVASIILDMGVAASLVLGQRAIFGMAPEVRSRLNAIYLALFFAGGALGSALGGWVFASYGWHAVLLAGMAFPALGLGLWLSELRPAPAIQPSK